The Heterodontus francisci isolate sHetFra1 chromosome 31, sHetFra1.hap1, whole genome shotgun sequence genome segment tcttcacctggtcttactgtaacagggtttaattttaaatacacagtGTTTGagctaccccttggtgaatccttgttcacccctttccaattataaggcaaagaaaccagcgcaaacaggctttcttaggtttaaagaaaaaaaggtgaaattttattaaacttggaGGTTTTAAAACAcaaacactaattcggttaacgcctatgaatacacgacgtgcccacgctagcatgcatacatgcaaatagagacagagaagagcagaagaaaaataaaatggataggtttgaggcaatatctgaagagttgttgttatagttcttccagctcactgtcgagtccttgattataggtagatcttgcttttcgttgggctccagtattcttcttaaacctagttcactgtaggtgacctttctctcttggggttcatgtgtcttcagtgggttttggagttccgcgagaaagagatgggagcagacaggcaggagaggaggtctgcttcagtccaggagcattctgcttttgccagttcaaacactgcaacagccagttagttatgtgactaactggCCTGGCcatgtcagtttgtggatcgaattgaagcagggaatagctcctttgtctacgagCACTGTCTGTTAATCTGTAAAtgtatctttccagccaggggcctggcaaccccttgtcacaggtctTCTCTttttctcagcaacaatttgaaatttaatgtccatgtggcaaaaataATAAGCCACATTGTtgccagtttggggggggggggggctgcatgACAATTGGTATTAAATTCAATGGTGCACTTACAGGATCCACAGAACACTTGCCATTTCTATGAAATGTAGTCACAGAACTGAATGCCTCCATTCACCCTGTGGTCAGTTATAGAATGACAAAATCTGGGGCTGAAACAGTGTAGAATGTTTCACCCAAAACTAATTAAGAAGATTGCTAACAGGGCATCTGGGTATTAGCAAAAGGATAGAACCACCTATACTAAAATTAAAAGTATTTTCAATTACTGGATTTATTTTGAAACCCCAACCTAGAGAATATTCAACAGGTACTAACAGAATGCTACTTCATTTCCGGCCCAAGTAAATCCTCAGGAGCTGCCTAACTGCGGAGAATCTACTTTAAAGCAGCATGCTGAATTTAGGGCTCATCTTCAGAACTCTGAATAAGCTCTTTAGCAGCACAGCCAGTGGCAGCACCAGCACTTCCTACTATAGCAGCACCAGCAGTAGAGAGTCCAGCAGCTCCTTCATGAAGAAAAGAACATATATTAATCCTTACAAATATGTAGCAATATTTAGAACACATTCGTTAAACTTTATAAaactgcctccattcccactctgAGAGAATCTGTTTATCCTGTGCTATGAACCATTCTTCAAAAAAAATAAAATGCACAGCCAAGAAACTATTCAGGCCTTTgatcttatttattttatttattgatttagagatacagcactgaaacaggccattcggcccaccgagtctgtgccgaccaacaaccacccatttatactaaccctacagtaattccatattccctaccacctacctacactaggggcaatttacaatggccaatttacccatcaacctgcaagtctttggatgtaggAGGaaacacccagcaaaaacccacgcggtcacagggagaacttgcaaactccgcacaggcagtacccagaatcgaacccgggtccctggagctgcagtgcaaaccactgcgccactgtgctgcccttgctaATATAAAGGCTGCTGAGTAagtcttctctcctgaatggccatcCAGTTTTCCCCTAATTTGTGCATTAAAAAGTTATTTCAAAATACAAACTACAGAATAGAGCTTTTTGTAGTGACTTTGCTGATCAGTTTCACTCTATATTAAACAAACATAGCAGCACCAGAGTTTTATTATGACACTAGTTCACCAATATTAGCCATTTAAGCAATCACTATCTCACCCACAGCCAAGACTGATAACTTCCTGTCTGAGAAACCACGGAGCCCTGCCCCCACACAAACTTCACCACTTTCTATGTTTATACATGGAAGGATGACTTAAAGGTGTTGGACAAGTGATTACATTAAGATCAATCTTCATAACTTTTCCTCAATTTGATTTAAAAGAAAACATGGAATCTTACCAATAGACTGGAGGGTTGCGACAACACCACCAGCTGCTACACCCCCTCCATTAGCGACTGCAGCCACAGACATCATTTTTGCTCCCAAGGATCCAGCTGCTATTCCAGCACCAGTGAAGCCAGCTGCACCAACAACAACTGGGGCAGCAACTACTGCAGCAGCTGCAAAAATAGAATAAAGTCAGTTGATAAGGGAACTAAAAATTTGCTTGGTGATACAGCACCCCGTTTAGGCTCTTGGCTGTAGAGATCACAGCTCCAACAAATCCAAAAATGGCATGGGAAGAAATGGAGCAAAGGGGTTTGCCATGACCCTGGCAGCCTTTCAAAAAGAAAGGAGCATGACCTTCAGTTAGCAAGAGTATAAATTACACCATGATGTCTTTGTTTTAAAAGAGCACATCATCATGTCACATGTTTGCATTTTAAAGTTGCAAATTTGAAAAAGAAAGGTGACTTTGCAATGAAATACTCAACCCTGATACTCAGAATGGACCATAAAAaacgtacagcacaggaggccattcaggccatcatgcctgtgctgcctctttgaaagaaaAGTCATGCTTAGTTCCACACCTCCACTTATTGTCCATAACctgcaagttcctcatcctcaactaTCTGTCCATCTCCCTTTTAAAACTATTTATGGAATtagcttccaccgccttttcagacagagcattccagattccCACAACTCagtgaaaaaaaaaatctctcctcatcttccCACTAGATCTTTGGCCAATGATTTGAAATCAATGACATCTGGTTATTAACCCAATATTTTTTTCTACTTTATTTGCTTCTTTAACCACCTTattaacttgccctgccacctttatgAATTTGTGTATATGAACAACAaagtctctctgttcatctacactcacTCAATCTAGGCTGGCAATTTAGTGCAGTGCTAAAGGACGGATGAATTGTCAGAGATGCCATTTTTCCAAGGAGATGTAAAACCAAGCTGCCATCTGCTTATTCAGGTGGATGCagcaaaagatgccatggcactttttgaagaatAGCAGGAGTTCTTCTGGTGTTCTGGGCAACATTCCTCAATCAGTAAATACCACTGAAAATAGATCATCTAGTTATTTTTTCCATTTGCTGTTTGTTGGACcatcctgtgcacaaattggttgccacatttcctgacAGAGCAGCAGTGACTGCACATAATCAAGCAATTGTGAAGCAATATCGGGACATCCTGAGAAGGTGTATATCAATGCAATTTCTTTTACCTGCTCCTCCTGCAACCCAGGCAACTGTCGACCAATCTATAAATACATGGGCAAAACAGAAATATTAGACAAGTATTCAACGGTGAGACAAGCCACTCATTTGATAACTTTCTTGACTGCTAAGTCAGTAATGTAGGAAAGCAGTCAAGTTACAACCAGCATTTTATTAGTTTGCAGACTACTTGTGTAATTGTTTCCTCTCAGCATGAGCACTAATAATGTCAGGGGCACATTCATATACAATCCTACAGATCCCAAGCTCAAGGGTCCCTGCTAAATATGGGGGTCCCTCCAGGGTTAGCAAACTATGTCCAATAAGCATCTCCCTGTCCACAATCCCATTGGACAAGAAATCTCCTGGCCACGCCCATGAGTCTCAGTGCTGGAGAGCTGCAGTCCAGTTTTCTCCTTTCAGGTAGGTTTTAATGAATggggatgaggggggagggagTTGTTCAGGGTTGCTGAAGGACCCTAAAGAGCCCTAAGAATTCTTAATTGGTCTCTGATTAAGCTATTTTTATATTACTTACTTCTAGGCTATTGGCACCAgttctcaggcagctgaaggcaacagTGTAGCCTTGCCGGAGTTGCAAAGGCTGGTGATTGGGAGGACCTGGTTTTAAGAAAAATGCCTGCACTGGGTCATTTTCTATCAAGTTCGTGGATGCAAAAATAACTGGGAGTGTCCATCTGACACTTTCCCAATGCAGTGAACAATACTGGTTTAGAAGGAAAAAAAAGTGGTTAAGTGTTGCATTCCCCCAGCCCTGCGATCTCAAACCTGACAGAACACACGAAAATGAAAAACCATTCAAGAAAAATAGTTTCTCTTAGCAACACAATTAATGGTAGTTTACAATCACTATGGATTCTATGGACACACAGtatggaaaagagggaagagataTGAGGAAGAGGATGAGTAGAGGAGAATGGGGGTTACCTATATCACATGAAGGTAGGCTTGAACCTGCAAAACAGGGAAGATAACAGAATGagaacattttattttatttttgtcttttaaaaatatatttcttCTATACACCCAAAATCATCTCACGTATCATTGCTCACAACGTCAGAGgataccaacttgcatttatatatcatcttaTCAACTTCAAAATGACCAAAAGCATTTTATGATCAATGAATTACTTTGGAATTGCACGGGTATTTAGAGAAAAGTGTATAGAAAATTGAAAACTTTCAATATAATTTACATAGCTAGATGGACGTATCTCCACTATGCCCTTTGCATATGCTCAAGAATAGTTAAATATTCAAACAAAATGTGCTTCAAAATAGTTTAGCACACCATCCCATATTTTTAATCACTATAAATCCCAACTGGGATATTTGGTGATTTCTTCTGCACTATCTGTGCCAGATGTAATTGATGTTCGATGATTCTATGTTATTCCAGGTAACATGAAAAGTTTGATATCTCACTTTTCCCCTCCATCTTGATTCAATCatgcctgactgctgtctgcccCTCAAACATTATGCTTAACACTGTTCCATCAAGAATCCTAAGCTTTTGAACTGTGCTCATAATCTCAGTCAACTGGTAGAATTGCTAAATGTACTGTTTCTTTTTAAATGGTAAAGCAGCTTCAACTGTTCATTTCTTGACTTCAGCGGTTTCCTTCTAGTCACTTGCCAATAATTTGTGAATTCTCCTTTTCACCAGCTGGGTCTTTCCTTCCAGCTTTAGTGTTCAGTCTTTGCGATCCAAAGTTTAAAGTTACCTACTCAGAGTTCACAGACTTATTTGCCCATTCTATACTTATCAATGTATTGAGACTTTATTGCTTACTTGTTTCCAATCAAAACTAACTTTTTTACAAAAAAGGGAGAAGATTCAGCAAGATTGTAGAGAAAGGCCAGGCATAAATTTGCAAGTATTTGAAATGAATCAACATTACCACATAAATCTACTTCTCACCTGTGTTGAAAGAAGCAGACAAGATCAATGCAATATAGACCAGCTCTCgcatttttccaatattttcaagGAAGACTGATACAAGTATTGTAGATTTCAGTAATAGCTGGAACACAATAGGACCTTCCTGCACAGATCAACACAAGAAGCAATTTCAATTAAAAAGGTTACAAGGGAAGTACTGACAGTGCTGTGTAATAACCTCATCTGGTAGCAGATTTATAAATTACAGGTAGAGATGGTTCAAATTGTTATCGGAAAAGCTCGGTTTCATGTTTTGTCTACAGTAATCTTCAGTGAAATTATAATTCTTCACTCTTAAAAtgtgttacaaccaagtgagaaatgtgtccaggggtctgttactatcttcatctggtcttattgcaacagggtttaattttaaacacggttTTGATCTCCcctttgtgaatccgtgttcacaactttccaactataaggcaaagaaatgagcacaaacaggctttctgtggtttaacgaagaaagatgaaatttattaaaccttaaacttgaactctaatacagttaacacctacggatatacaaaTACCCacgcaatacacatatgcaaatagagacagaaaagagcagaagaaaagataagtagaacagtttgagacaatatcttgttacagtttctcgagctcgctgtagtccttgattgaatatatggtcttgtgtttcattggggcccagtattcttcgtaaaccttattCACATAGGAGATTCTGAGTTTACgtatcttcacaagattcagttctgtgggaaaaagagattgaggcaggcagacaggagaggaagtaattcttgcttcagttccagaagaGATCTTCACTTCATGAGCACAGAGCTTTGTCTTTTCAAAGTTTTGCGTTTCCAGTTTAAAGCTCCCctggttggccagcaggtggtcacgtgaccgattggtttgaccaggtctcttccgtgcattggggcagggactggttcctttgtttcaacactgtctgctactatgcaaatgtccttccagtcagggcttgcaattttaagttattGTTcaagtggtgaaataatgtgtgcctcagtcttggcaggtggggggtttgcctgataaATGATTGTAGATAAAAACTTTATTCTTAGTAGGTTACATCAGTGGCTAGTTCTAATAAACATGTAGTCATGTAGCTGCTGTCAGAGGTGGTGTTTCCTTATGCATTCCTGAGATATGGGAAATGCTGGAAAAGCTGAATTTTTAATACCCATCGCTAGTTGCCCCAAGATTCTTCTCCTTGAATCATTGCAGTCCTTTTGGTGAGTTTTTCCAAAATGGtgtagggaatttcaggattttgatccagcaaccatAAAGAAATGGTGGATGTAcatccaagtcaagatggtattTGACTTGGAGGGGGAAGGTGTTCCCATACTCTTGCTGCTCTTAACTTTGGTAAAAGTGCTGTTGAAGTAAGCTTGCAAGTTGATACAATGCAACCTTTAAATCATACATATTGCAGTCACAGGGTTCTGGTGATTAAAAGGGTGGATATTGAATTCAATGCCCAAGGACCGATCAAGCAGACCACTCTGTATTGGATAGGTTAAGCTTTGAGTGATAGTGCAGATGTATCCATCACAATTGACTTTGTAGTGAAGAAGCACTGGGGGGCCAGCAGGTGAGCCAATTATCAGTGTACCCATCTTCTGTTCTATTCCTGCAGCCATGGCATTGGTATGGTGGGGCCAGTTAGGTTTCTGGACAATGTTGATAACATTAAATGTCttactggagatggtcattacttggcacaTAGTGGTGTGAATATTAGCCcgtctggatattatccaggtcctgTTGCAAGCTGGCATGACTTGCTCTTTGAGTTGTGAATGAAGCTTAAAATCGTACAATCGACAGCCCCATTCCTGACCTGATAAagggaagtagctgaagatggttgggctgaggacacttcaCTGAGAAAGCCCTGGGGCtgcaatgattggcctccaacaacatgaGCCTCTTTCTCAGTTTCAAATATAACCTCAgcaccacattcccacctacccccgataacctttcaccccttgctcaagaatctatccacctctaccttaaaaatatttaaggactctgctttcatcgccttttgaggaagagagttccaaagactcacaaccctcagaggaaagatttctcctcatctctgtctgaaatgggcaaccacttatttttaagacagtgacccctagttctagattcttccacaagaggaaacatcctttccacaaccaccctgtcaagacccctcaggagttTAACCGCACATCTGCTCCATGCCTGACATTGCTGTATCATTTATGTATAAACAATGGGGAGTACTATTAGCGTCACATTTTGATAGCAAATTATGGCCTATTATGTTGCTGAGATTCTTTCTCATCTCCTTTTCTGTATATATCTCCTGGTGTGAATAGCTACCCGAAACCTACTTGCCGATTTTAATTTTATTCCTGTTTTACAAGATTCCTTTTTAACCACCCTGCCCAACTGCAGTCACTCCTTATCACCTGTCAGTATCTTGATCCATTACCAATTCCAAACAAGTTTTTTTATTTCACTTACAGCTGGTCCCAATAGTGAACTATTTCCCCTGTTGTGCCCAATGCTCACCTCGGAGACTGAACACTTCATAACCTGTGGCATTTACTAATCTTTACAAGCATTTCAATGGTCCCCAATTCTACTATCCTTTCCTTCATCTCCATGACTTGCAAACATTCATAGATACTCGAGCTAACTCCCCACTCAATGACAGGACCGATGCCACAATCCACAGCTCCCTATTCTTTCCTTTGTTCACTAGATTCTCAAATATATTTGAACAATTCATAAAAAGAAACCTCGTCCATTAACTAGTTTCAACCAATTTAATCTGTAGACGGTTTTCATCTTATTCTGAAACTTGTTACTATCCATCAACATATTTTGTTATCCGATTTAAGCCAATGTCTGACCTGCACAGTATCCGCAGAACATGAAATGAATGGGTTAACACTTCTGCAAAAAGTGCGGAGAGACTCATTTCAGGAAAGGGACAGTGGCTTGTCTCATAGCTGAAAAAGAAATGCACCTGGAAGAGTGTTACTGCACCAGCCATCAATATCACACAAGTAACAGAAATACAATGGTAATTTATGAATATATTGGTGTATATGTGCAATAATTTTAAATGCTTATTATAGAAAAGTAATATCGCTAAAAATGCAAACTGTAGAATAGCTACACTGCATCAAATTTCTTTGAACTATCCTCTATATTACCTGATATATGTTGGAGTTGCCTAAAACCAAACAGAACTTCACTCGGAACAACCTGACACACAGCGCATTGCAGAATATATAGCAAACTGAGAGGAGTCTCCTGGGTCCTAATGCTCAATAAGTTCAACATGTTCAATTTTCAATCCACCTCGATCTATTTTTTTTGCAGCAAGAACAGTCTCCCCCAGTATTTTATAACTGTAGTTTAGAACAGAAAGCCGAGGGACGTCACCTTTTTTTTTCACTATTAATTTTTAACCAAGGCGCTGAAGAGTCTGTAGATTCAAGAAATGGAAACTCCATTATCAGTTTCGTTTCCTCGGAAATCCACATGATGTCACTGACAGCTCTTCAGCAGAAGCTTTTATAAATGCAACAACGTTTAgagatttaaaactttagaaggtgTATGTATGTTGGAGACAGTTTTTAATTTGCCGCACTGATCTGAAACTAAAGTTGTGGATCAATGATGTCAATAGAAATGAAAACCAGGCAGTTTCAATAACACTGGCAGATCGGCAGTGTTAGATTTACACCCAAGTGGCAAATTGAGAATCAACCCCATTGTGTGTGAACGGGATGTTGGAAACCAGTTGTTCTGACAGCAAGGAGGCCGACAGCTCACTGGATTCAGGCTGGCCCAACGTTGGCCACTGGAGACCGCTGGGCCTGCAGCAAGTTAATCCCAGTAGATTGTCGCAATGGGGATGGAGGGCTGCCCAGTGGCAGTGGCCCGGAAATGGGTGCCGTTCCCTTCTGCTACATGGTTGGCAACCCCACTGTGGATCACGTGTGGCGGGCGACCATTTTACATAGTAGAGGCagagccccccaccaccccccctccaaatCACATGGCGGGGCGGGATGCGAGCAGTCAGTTACAccatcagatgactctggagcaggtactgctgccatatttaaaggcctgccagccctgcattcacaccTGTTTTGGAGTTGTTTGCAGCTTTCAGTGTGCTGCTGAAAATGGTGTTGGATTGACTCCTGGATGACCACCACCCCCCAAACTCCCGAGGAGGACACACAAGATGGCTGAGCCAAGACACAGGATGGACCCAGGGTTTAGtggtgcctccctgcagattctcctccaggctgcatgggaaaggagggaggtcctcttgcccagcgatggcaagaagaggtcctctcccctgaccaagcaagcctggaccgaaataacagaggaggtcagcagctgtggggtcacccaacacaactgggtgcagtgccgaaagagggtcaatgacctcctgcgtttGGCCAAGGTGTCTGCTCCATAACTCTCTATTACTGAGTgtaagtggctatgcaggaggatgTGGGGCATGATGAGGGTGGCACAACCACAGTGATGGCAGAGGGGGTAAGGCATCActacatcctgacagatgcatggctgcatgttggccacaggccaccttctttcacagctcaccccccattaactcccctgagagcggatgggagcatgagctatatgtgatgCCCCAATAGGAGacaaggggctgacactagcagaactgtcatgttgatcactCTGCGAATTcttactatctctctctttccacttgcaggacaagaggtccCACAACAGGAGAAAGATGGCTCAGTCTGGCAGAGACCTTCCAGATCTACGGCCTCTCACCCCagccgaggaagaggccttggaattgTTAGGGACCAAGGGCAGACACACCATATCAGATCGAGAGACTACAGTCTCTACACAAGAGAGTGAGGCTTGGCTTCCATCAACATACGGATCACTTCTGGAGACACACATCACTTATGGTggacatgacgagatctgcacagaatAATCCACATGTTTATGTTCTCTCAGGCAAGTCGGCGGTCGCAGGAGATTCAACCAGAAGGGggacagccatccacctctgaggaggaggagcactccgAGGATGAACTGTCCCATGactttcctgcaccttccaccagagcAGAAACCAAcacctcagtgggtttctgcttggctgtagaatcagggtcactaaTTGGTGAGAGCACAGCATACATTCCGGAGCAGctagctgaggctgagacaaccGAGGACACTGATAGTCGGatctggccaggcccatgctgagccccagtctGATGATGAGCCTATGGTATTGTCAGCACAGGGCATACTTGAGTTCCAGAgagagtaaggcaacatctggcgacgatgccagaggctatgagcggacgatggaggagtccatccgtgccatgactgctgccatgtctcaggcgtatgagcacatggcttctccatcgagaggttggcgaccctcatggagggcCAGATCCTACAGATGCGTGCAGACTTTCACACCACCGCGTTGGCCATGAACTTGATGCAGCAGggtcaaggcaagagaaggacaaggcgcctggagtcttctccatctcctgctccttctctagtgagcagggaggttcaagtgaaccttgaaagggagaaggagaggcttaCATccgcagctgggggctcccctcagggcgctctgattgtggacaccggctcctcagcccctctgccagtgagaccACCTCCAGCAGCCTTGAGGCGTGAGGAGGgttctgcaccagtgcaggaaacctccTGGCAgcaggggccctccaggcctcaggcagccagaggacagccaccaaagtcatcacaggccatggggcagcttgatcagcagcctgcctccagcccagcagcTAGCGCAGGGTTCACACCTCATTGGAGCACCCACAAACACGTTAATAAAACCACATAGCTACACTTGAGGATTCATGACTGTCAGAAATTTTACGTATTGATTAATTAAAAGTTCATTTGCTCAAATCATTAATGATCATTGTGTGAAAGCCATTTTCCAATAGGCCTTAATTGTGATCTGCTGACATTCCCCTTCCCCATTACTGAAATGCCTATTTAactacagtcctcattaacatatgttctcccatgggcacaaTTGTGGTTTGCAGCTGGGCGCaaatcagggaacacaaatggaaaggaggtgacagactacgTGCATCGAGGTGAGTCtttcttggtttctctgtgactgggCATCAGGAATGCTGGAAGCGGCTGATTGTGAGGTTGTCTCTTGTCTCCTTGGCACacagctcaatctgcctggcctctggtgcaagggcttcaacatccagcacTGCTTGCTCCTTTCCCTCCTTTGCATCTCATCATCATATATGGCCTCCCGCCTCTGCAGTGCCAGATTGTgccgagcacagcagaccaccatgatacgcgatactctcactgggacatactgcaaGGCTCCACTGGAACGATCCAggtaccagaatctcatcttcagcagcccaatggcctactcaatgatcactcaggtggagccatggcaagtgttgtacctctcctctgctgcagtgcggaaGCTGTTcaaaggcatcagtagccatgtctttgatgggtagcccttgtcaccgatAATCCATCCCTGAGGCAAGCGGtgtcctgaaaagctgtggcaccgggACTGTAGACGTGTgtaagcatcatggctgcttcccaggaagtgggcacacaccagcAGGAAATGCTTTCCTGTTGATTAAGGCAGCTGGATGGTCCGTGGGAACATTGATGCCCATACGCGAGCCGTCTATCACAACTTACACCGACATAAATCCAGTGTTGGCCCCGAACCTGATGGCCCTCTTGTCCTGACTGTCAGTGTTGGTCTGGTAGTTCATATAGTCaccggctctcttgaacagggcatttgtCACCTCCTTGATTAAGCCAATGGGcttctgcctgggagaccccacacatgttcccGATGGAACCTGGAAAGATCCTGCTGCAGAAAGTTTTAGTGCCAAAGTGATCATCAGGGCcattggcatagggtgacccccccgCAAATCCCATAGATCACAACTCAACCTACAGCTGTGCATTAGTCTGTGATGGACTCCCTGaagagccgtagtcttcactgaGAATACCGCACGGACATTTGGAAGTGGCTGATTCGAGACTGGTACACTCTCttgtgcaggtgggcccttcttggcatggccagcttctGATGCTCCCATcgaggagcttcacgggcaggcacagctgactcttggccctccctccgtcCGAGGTGCTGTGTCATGCCATGGTGGTCCAAAattgacagggtgtatgagactcatGCCAGGTAACCTGTGGGCCACCAGCGCACTGTtgatgcagagacaaccctgccttggcaactgagcttttgacaattctcCTGGTGGACTCCGTGATAGTCCTCAGTACCCACCCTGCTGATAGTCAACCCTCTCATCAAGCAGCAAGGGCGACCAAACATCTCTCACAGCAGTTTGGTTACCCAATACAGCCCCCGCAAACCCAAGCCCAAGCGCATccctcttgcagagcccccgagaccccaacTCCGCCCCCCTTGCTGAGCATACAGCAACATAGACTGACAATGTCCTCCGAACCCCCCTCTTTCCCGCTGCAGCATTGTTCATAGCTGCCTCCCTGTCATGGCACTGAGGCCTCTCGCATCGTTGTGGCCGGTGTTTAACTGTCGTGAACCCGA includes the following:
- the LOC137347118 gene encoding interferon alpha-inducible protein 27-like protein 2A → MRELVYIALILSASFNTGSSLPSCDIDWSTVAWVAGGAAAAVVAAPVVVGAAGFTGAGIAAGSLGAKMMSVAAVANGGGVAAGGVVATLQSIGAAGLSTAGAAIVGSAGAATGCAAKELIQSSEDEP